The following DNA comes from Limnobacter sp. SAORIC-580.
AGAGGCGCTGCCCTTTCTGGTTGAGCCTTACCTGTTGAACGAGCCCGAAGAAAACCACGTGAGCCTGTGGCCCAACCTGCCCAAGCACTTGGGTGGGGCAAAGCTGGCTGCCGTGCTGGGAAAAACACGTGCACGCAGCATTGTCAGCAGCTGCGCACAACAGGGCTTGAAGCTGGCAGGCCTAAGCTGCGAGACATTGCGGGAACGCACTGGCAACGAGGGCGCTGCATGGCTGAGCGGGCAAGACTTTATTTTGGTAGATGGCATTGATACGCCCTTGCTGACACCCACTGCCCAGGCAGCCGTGTTGAAAGTGATGCTGCAACGTCGATTGCAGCAAGCCGGTGCCCCCGTGATTGAATTGAACAACACAGACTACACCTGGTTGAGCAGCCAGGTGGACGGGGCCATGGGCGAGAATAAAATACGCGCCAATACACGTGCACCCATCGAGCCTTTGCCGAGGCTGTTGAACAAAAGCCTGCTGAGCGCAGACGAACTTCGAAAGATGGGCATGCGCCCAATGGCCAACCAAGCTGGCTTGCGCAAGCTGCTTACCCCAGCCTTGGCCTTGATGGCCGTTGCGGTGCTGGGCCTGAATGTACTGGCCTTAAAAATTGAAAGTGCCAATGCAGCCATTGAAACCCAAATTGCCGAGAGCTATGCCCAGGCCTTGCCCAACACGCCCATGGTGGCCGACCCCTTGTTATTGATTGAACGAGAAAAACGCAATCTGAACGCTGGGCTGGACACCAGCAATGCCCAGGGCGCAAGTGCCCTGCTTCACGAGGTGGGATTGGCCATGGAGCTGGCGCCCTTTAACAGCATGGTCGATTTTGCCTGGGCTGAGAACACACTGAGCGTGCGGTTCAATGCCAATATTTCTGAAGACCAGCAAGGCGCCGCCTTGCAAAAACTGAAAGCCCGAAGGCTGGATGCCAAGTGG
Coding sequences within:
- the gspL gene encoding type II secretion system protein GspL, with amino-acid sequence MNNNQPLLVIWWPKALDQARAEEEGRMIRLRYEVLARSGDKLHGGEEALNKLPKDLPCLVLVNPTEVGLFAVVPPKLTGNKLKEALPFLVEPYLLNEPEENHVSLWPNLPKHLGGAKLAAVLGKTRARSIVSSCAQQGLKLAGLSCETLRERTGNEGAAWLSGQDFILVDGIDTPLLTPTAQAAVLKVMLQRRLQQAGAPVIELNNTDYTWLSSQVDGAMGENKIRANTRAPIEPLPRLLNKSLLSADELRKMGMRPMANQAGLRKLLTPALALMAVAVLGLNVLALKIESANAAIETQIAESYAQALPNTPMVADPLLLIEREKRNLNAGLDTSNAQGASALLHEVGLAMELAPFNSMVDFAWAENTLSVRFNANISEDQQGAALQKLKARRLDAKWLIGAQSNLPVLQVKKGAAR